A single genomic interval of Oreochromis aureus strain Israel breed Guangdong linkage group 12, ZZ_aureus, whole genome shotgun sequence harbors:
- the LOC116325057 gene encoding Golgi-associated plant pathogenesis-related protein 1-like has product MADESFKKEFLDTHNAYRAQHGAPPLTFNTELNDAAQNWANQMLAKKKPGHSDTDDGENVYYAWSSETKTLTGKEAVDSWYSEIKDYDFKKSGHQPKTGHFTQVVWKSSTELGVGIATDGNTVFVVGQYRPAGNITNAGYYQKNVLPKGTA; this is encoded by the exons ATGGCAG atgagAGCTTTAAAAAGGAGTTTCTTGATACCCACAATGCCTATAGGGCACAGCATGGTGCACCACCACTGACCTTTAATACTGAGCTGAATGACGCAGCTCAAAATTGGGCCAATCAAATGCTGGCAAAAAAGAAACCTGGCCACAGTGACACCGACGATGGAGAGAACGTCTACTATGCATGGAGCTCTGAAACCAAGACGCTTACAG GAAAAGAAGCTGTGGATTCATGGTACAGTGAGATCAAGGATTATGACTTCAAAAAGTCTGGACATCAACCCAAGACTG GTCATTTTACTCAGGTGGTGTGGAAAAGCAGCACTGAACTGGGTGTGGGCATAGCCACTGATGGCAATACGGTCTTTGTGGTTGGGCAGTACCGCCCAGCTGGCAACATTACCAATGCAGGATACTATCAGAAAAATGTCCTCCCAAAAGGAACAG CGTAA